GCGCCCGGCCTGAAAAAACAAAACAAAAGGGCCGATTCAGGGAAAACCTGGAGGCCATTGCTCTGGCGGTTCTTCTGGCCCTTTTTATCCGGACCTTTGTGTTCCAGGCGTTTAAGATCCCCTCCAAATCCATGCTGGAGACCCTCCAGGTGGGGGACCATATCCTGGTGAACAAATTCATATACGGCGTGAAAATCCCCTTCACCGATCAAACCCTCATTCCCATCTCCCGGCCCGGGCGGGGGGACATCATCGTGTTCAAGTTCCCGCTGGATCCGTCCATTGACTACATCAAGCGGGTCATGGCCGTGGCGGGCGACAAAATTGAAATCCGGAACAAAAAGGTGTATGTCAACGACCTGCCGGTCCCGGACGAGGCCGCCATCCACACGTCCTCGCTGTTTCTTCCCCGGCGGGACCGGATGGCGCCGGTGGTCATCCCCAAAAACTCGGTGTTCGTCATGGGCGACAACCGGGAAAACAGCCAGGACAGCCGGTACTGGGGCGTGGTGGATATTTCCATGGTGAAGGGAAAGGCGTTTGTCATCTACTGGTCGTGGGACAGGGAAAAGCCCCTTTCGTCCATGGAGCGGGTCCGGTGGGACCGGCTGGGGAAACTTTTAAAATGATTGAATAAAAGGCGCGAATGCGACTCAAGGGAAAAGACATTCTGGACATGGCCTCCCTTTCCCGGGAAGAGATTGAGTTTATCTTGAAGACCGCCGGGGAGATGAAGGAGATTTCCAAAAGGCCGGTGAAAAAGGCCCCGGCGCTCCGGGGAAAGACCGTGATCCTGTTTTTCCAGGAGCCCAGCACCCGGACCCGCATGTCCTTTGACATCGCGGCCAAAAGGCTCAGCGCCGACTGCCACTCCATCTCCACCTCCTCCAGCAGCATGGTCAAGGGCGAGACCCTCATGGACACGGCGCTCAACCTCCAGTCCATGAACCCGGATATCCTGGTGATCCGCCACTCCTGCGCCGGCGCGCCCCACATGCTCGCCCGGGCGCTCAAAACCCCGGTGATCAACGCCGGCGACGGCAAACACGCCCATCCCTCCCAGGCCCTGCTGGACATGATGACCGTCTATGAAAAGAAAAAAAGAATCGAGGGCCTTAAAATCGCCATCATCGGAGACATTGCCCACAGCCGGGTGGCCCGTTCCGACATCGAGGGGTTTTCAAAGATGGGCGCCCGTGTGACGGTCTGCGGCCCCCCGCCCATGATCCCGCCCGGGATCGAGGCGCTCGGGGCGTCTGTGGCCGGGAATCTCGACGACGCCATTCAGGACGCCGACGTGGTCATGGCCCTGCGGATTCAAAAGGAGCGCCAGCAGGGTTTTTTGATGTCGTCGGAACGGGAGTACGCCAACGTGTTCGGCCTGAGCCCCAGACGGCTTGAAAAGGCCCGGCCCGACGCCCTCATCATGCATCCCGGCCCCATAAACCGGGGGGTGGAGATATCCCCGGAAGCGGTGGACGGCCCCGCCTCGGCCATCCTGGACCAGGTGGA
This genomic window from Candidatus Desulfarcum epimagneticum contains:
- the pyrB gene encoding Aspartate carbamoyltransferase, which gives rise to MRLKGKDILDMASLSREEIEFILKTAGEMKEISKRPVKKAPALRGKTVILFFQEPSTRTRMSFDIAAKRLSADCHSISTSSSSMVKGETLMDTALNLQSMNPDILVIRHSCAGAPHMLARALKTPVINAGDGKHAHPSQALLDMMTVYEKKKRIEGLKIAIIGDIAHSRVARSDIEGFSKMGARVTVCGPPPMIPPGIEALGASVAGNLDDAIQDADVVMALRIQKERQQGFLMSSEREYANVFGLSPRRLEKARPDALIMHPGPINRGVEISPEAVDGPASAILDQVENGVATRMALILILAGEKKNVEEEKGGPA
- the lepB gene encoding Signal peptidase I, whose protein sequence is MKKENETDTPNAGPIEPAAGARPEKTKQKGRFRENLEAIALAVLLALFIRTFVFQAFKIPSKSMLETLQVGDHILVNKFIYGVKIPFTDQTLIPISRPGRGDIIVFKFPLDPSIDYIKRVMAVAGDKIEIRNKKVYVNDLPVPDEAAIHTSSLFLPRRDRMAPVVIPKNSVFVMGDNRENSQDSRYWGVVDISMVKGKAFVIYWSWDREKPLSSMERVRWDRLGKLLK